In a genomic window of Halobiforma lacisalsi AJ5:
- a CDS encoding aminopeptidase, with protein MSELRTAAETAVHQCLELEAEESCVVVTDDEREPIGEALYEVAREITDDATIVRYPPGEQHGAEPPAPVAAALSGADAFLAPTTKSLSHTRARSDATAEGARGSTLPGITEEVFVTGLDADYDRIAAECERTLERVADADEIRVTTDLGTDITFAVGDREWYDDTGDVSESGSFSNLPAGEVFISPESADGTYVVDGTMRPHGLLEDGHRLEFEVDDGLVTEISDDEIRSQVEAASEEVGDAAYNLAELGIGTNVGVTDLVGSVLLDEKAAGTVHIAIGDNASIGGETEAPIHLDGILRGPTVYADGEEIELPEA; from the coding sequence ATGTCCGAACTCCGAACTGCCGCGGAGACTGCCGTTCATCAGTGCCTCGAACTCGAGGCCGAGGAATCCTGTGTCGTCGTCACCGACGACGAGCGAGAGCCGATCGGCGAGGCGCTCTACGAGGTCGCACGCGAGATTACCGACGACGCGACGATCGTCCGCTATCCGCCGGGCGAGCAACACGGGGCCGAACCGCCGGCACCCGTCGCTGCCGCGCTCAGCGGGGCCGACGCCTTCCTCGCGCCGACCACGAAGAGCCTGAGCCACACCCGTGCCCGGTCCGACGCGACCGCCGAGGGGGCCCGCGGCTCGACGCTGCCCGGGATCACCGAGGAGGTGTTCGTCACGGGCCTCGACGCCGACTACGATCGCATCGCCGCGGAGTGTGAACGCACCCTCGAGCGCGTCGCCGACGCCGACGAGATCCGCGTGACGACCGACCTCGGCACCGATATCACCTTCGCGGTCGGCGATCGCGAGTGGTACGACGACACCGGCGACGTGAGCGAATCGGGCTCGTTCTCGAACCTCCCCGCTGGGGAGGTGTTCATCAGCCCCGAATCGGCCGACGGCACCTACGTCGTCGACGGGACGATGCGCCCACACGGGCTGCTCGAGGACGGCCATCGACTCGAGTTCGAGGTCGATGACGGCCTCGTCACGGAGATCTCGGACGACGAGATCCGCTCGCAGGTCGAGGCGGCCTCCGAGGAGGTCGGTGACGCGGCGTACAACCTCGCCGAACTCGGGATCGGGACGAACGTCGGCGTCACTGACCTCGTCGGGTCGGTCCTGCTCGACGAGAAGGCGGCGGGGACGGTTCACATCGCTATCGGCGACAACGCGAGTATCGGCGGCGAGACCGAAGCGCCGATTCACCTCGACGGCATTCTCCGGGGCCCGACCGTCTACGCCGACGGCGAGGAGATCGAACTGCCCGAGGCGTAA
- a CDS encoding NAD-dependent epimerase/dehydratase family protein → MRVFVTGATGVLGTRLVERLADRGHDVYGLVRDDEGADRVESRGGIPRRGDVLDRRSLERAVPNVEVLVHAATSIPTATRPSEADWERNDRVRVDGIRNLVGVAGEGVDRVLFPSVVWVARQPDGSPFDESAKRSPDRTTRSAAAVEDFLRERRSAFGFEAAILRCGFFYAPDSAHTRQFGRSVLAGRLPILGRGLLGREDARLSFLHAEDAAHAFAEAIETEVGGLYHVVDDRPTTFGEFL, encoded by the coding sequence ATGCGCGTATTCGTTACCGGTGCGACCGGCGTCCTCGGGACCCGCCTCGTCGAGCGACTCGCCGACCGTGGTCACGACGTCTACGGCCTCGTCCGCGACGACGAGGGAGCCGATCGGGTCGAGTCGCGTGGCGGGATCCCGCGTCGTGGTGATGTCCTGGACCGCCGTTCGCTCGAACGGGCGGTCCCGAACGTCGAGGTGCTCGTTCACGCGGCTACGTCGATTCCGACGGCTACCAGGCCGAGCGAGGCCGACTGGGAACGCAACGATCGGGTCCGGGTCGACGGCATCCGAAACCTCGTCGGAGTCGCCGGGGAGGGCGTCGACCGCGTCCTCTTCCCGAGCGTCGTCTGGGTCGCTCGCCAACCGGACGGCTCGCCGTTCGACGAGTCGGCGAAGCGAAGCCCGGATCGGACGACTCGGTCGGCGGCGGCCGTCGAGGACTTCCTTCGGGAGCGTCGGTCGGCGTTCGGGTTCGAGGCCGCGATCCTGCGCTGTGGCTTCTTCTACGCACCCGACTCCGCCCACACGCGTCAGTTCGGGCGGTCGGTTCTCGCGGGACGGCTCCCGATCCTCGGTCGTGGGTTGCTCGGGCGGGAAGACGCGAGGCTGTCGTTCCTGCACGCCGAGGACGCGGCCCATGCCTTCGCTGAGGCGATCGAGACCGAAGTCGGCGGCCTCTACCACGTCGTCGACGATCGCCCGACGACGTTCGGCGAGTTCCTCTAG
- a CDS encoding type II glyceraldehyde-3-phosphate dehydrogenase gives MLRVGINGYGTIGKRVADAVRKQPDMEVQGVGKRSPDYVAVNADERDYAVYAADESRADGFREIGIDLAGTVDDLVAESDVIVDATPSGIGAENRPLYERHETPALFQGGEDATVAEVSFNARANYEEAEDADYVRVVSCNTTGLSRFLAPLHENYGVEKARVTLVRRGGDPDQTGRGPINDAVPDPVSIPSHHGPDVQTVFPELDIDTVGLKVPTTMMHVHSVNVTLEERPDDVENVTELYRNEDRVLTIPDYAGIDGAGTLKDLAQDAGRPRGDIWENCLWEESLTLQGQDLYCMQAIHQEADVVPENVDALRALEGELSSEESRAITNETLGIDLTHLHDRTDLTADRRTPDGSLADD, from the coding sequence ATGTTACGGGTCGGAATCAACGGGTACGGAACCATCGGCAAACGCGTCGCGGATGCGGTCCGCAAACAGCCCGACATGGAGGTCCAGGGCGTCGGGAAACGTAGCCCGGATTACGTCGCGGTCAACGCGGACGAACGGGACTACGCCGTCTACGCCGCGGACGAAAGCCGCGCCGACGGGTTCCGTGAGATCGGCATCGACCTCGCCGGTACCGTCGACGACCTGGTCGCCGAAAGCGACGTGATCGTCGACGCGACGCCGTCCGGCATCGGTGCCGAGAACCGCCCGCTGTACGAACGCCACGAAACCCCCGCACTCTTCCAGGGCGGCGAGGACGCGACCGTCGCCGAAGTGAGTTTCAACGCTCGCGCGAACTACGAGGAAGCCGAGGACGCCGACTACGTTCGGGTCGTCTCCTGCAATACGACCGGTCTCTCCCGGTTCCTCGCCCCCCTCCACGAGAACTACGGCGTCGAAAAGGCTCGAGTGACCCTCGTTCGCCGCGGCGGCGATCCGGACCAGACCGGCCGTGGCCCGATCAACGACGCGGTTCCGGACCCGGTGTCGATTCCGTCCCACCACGGCCCGGACGTCCAGACCGTCTTCCCCGAACTCGACATCGACACGGTCGGGCTGAAGGTACCGACGACGATGATGCACGTCCACTCGGTCAACGTCACCCTCGAGGAACGGCCCGACGACGTCGAGAACGTCACGGAGCTGTACCGGAACGAGGATCGGGTCCTCACGATCCCCGACTACGCCGGCATCGACGGCGCCGGAACGCTCAAAGACCTCGCACAGGACGCCGGTCGACCGCGGGGCGACATCTGGGAGAACTGCCTCTGGGAGGAGTCACTGACCCTCCAGGGTCAGGATCTGTATTGCATGCAGGCGATCCACCAGGAGGCCGACGTCGTCCCCGAGAACGTCGACGCACTCCGCGCGCTCGAGGGCGAACTCTCGAGTGAGGAGAGCCGAGCGATCACGAACGAGACGCTCGGAATCGATCTCACACACCTCCACGACCGGACCGACCTCACGGCAGACCGACGGACGCCCGACGGATCGCTGGCGGACGACTGA
- a CDS encoding IS630 family transposase gives MSSDRRKDVVRHLSDEDLDRLLTEADDPKVVRRLTFVKNLYEGDTLEEAANRVGKSESTGSRWAQRWNEGGLGQLTPNFGDGRPPKLGEDEQEELLELLREGQPWKQQEIQHLLNEEFDVEYHPDYLSTFLRELGLSYSIPRTKRPSRPDDAEEILDERLDEALAEDDNQPHNKQEADEDGGWELDDDICTDGGTVVGFFDASHPQPWDNSRRMWYVDNPHIERPLVRIDEPAVGFYALNGESIVSFPEDQTKERICDCLERIREQNPGKRILLVLDNLFSHTCEYTRKRASQLGIDLVFLPVGSPDLNPIESVWKSLKWEISPLIVESAEEFRALVSTVFERLTARVSFAGNWIKQFLDLQKLS, from the coding sequence GTGAGCAGCGATCGTCGAAAGGACGTTGTTCGACATCTTTCCGATGAGGATCTTGATCGACTTCTGACCGAGGCGGACGATCCGAAGGTCGTCCGCCGCCTTACCTTCGTGAAGAATCTCTATGAAGGAGATACGCTTGAGGAGGCAGCAAACCGGGTGGGGAAATCTGAATCAACCGGAAGCCGGTGGGCACAGCGCTGGAATGAGGGCGGACTCGGTCAACTGACGCCGAACTTCGGGGACGGACGTCCCCCGAAGCTCGGCGAAGATGAACAAGAAGAACTTCTCGAACTCCTGCGTGAGGGCCAACCGTGGAAACAACAAGAGATACAGCATCTCCTCAACGAGGAATTCGACGTTGAGTACCATCCAGATTATCTGAGTACGTTCCTCCGTGAACTAGGGCTTTCGTACTCAATCCCACGAACAAAGCGCCCATCACGGCCTGACGATGCTGAAGAGATCCTCGACGAGCGCCTTGATGAGGCGCTCGCCGAGGACGACAACCAGCCACACAACAAACAGGAAGCCGACGAAGACGGTGGCTGGGAACTTGACGACGATATTTGTACAGATGGGGGTACTGTCGTTGGGTTCTTCGACGCCTCACATCCCCAACCGTGGGATAATTCGCGTCGGATGTGGTACGTCGATAACCCGCACATTGAGCGACCGCTGGTTCGAATCGATGAACCAGCGGTCGGCTTCTATGCACTCAACGGCGAGAGCATCGTCTCATTCCCGGAAGATCAGACGAAAGAACGAATCTGCGACTGTCTCGAAAGGATACGCGAGCAGAATCCCGGCAAGCGGATTCTGCTCGTCTTGGACAATCTCTTCTCGCACACGTGCGAATACACGCGTAAGCGAGCGTCCCAACTCGGTATCGATCTCGTATTCTTGCCGGTTGGATCGCCAGACCTCAACCCAATCGAATCGGTCTGGAAGAGTTTGAAGTGGGAAATATCTCCGCTAATCGTCGAGAGCGCGGAAGAGTTCCGCGCTCTCGTCAGTACTGTCTTCGAGAGATTGACTGCTCGTGTGAGCTTCGCTGGCAACTGGATCAAGCAGTTCCTCGACTTGCAAAAGTTATCTTGA
- a CDS encoding HVO_0476 family zinc finger protein, producing MSDSSELPDRVPTPCPSCSPDLETVHEVLTATEGGGTVTVRCSECDHVHKVQPERPSEVTLDVVVSQEGESFTANVTTPEEETVEVGDEFILETEEVLSTVRVTSVELEGHKRVEEAPAEEIETVWTREVDNVAVNVTIHPQDGSRDDSRSITVRVPGDYEFEVGEVESFGDDEFEIDAFVVRGDASGYDRDRYEIEGDTVLAKDAKRVYAYDEQTSAWSAW from the coding sequence ATGAGCGATTCATCGGAGCTGCCGGATCGGGTGCCGACGCCCTGTCCCTCCTGTTCGCCGGACCTCGAGACAGTCCACGAGGTCCTCACCGCGACCGAGGGGGGCGGGACCGTCACCGTCCGCTGCAGCGAGTGCGATCACGTCCACAAGGTACAGCCCGAACGACCGTCCGAAGTGACTCTCGACGTCGTCGTCTCCCAGGAAGGCGAGTCCTTCACGGCGAACGTCACGACGCCCGAAGAGGAGACCGTCGAGGTCGGCGACGAGTTCATCCTCGAGACCGAGGAGGTCCTCTCGACGGTGCGGGTGACCAGCGTCGAACTCGAGGGCCACAAGCGCGTCGAGGAGGCCCCGGCCGAGGAGATCGAGACCGTCTGGACCCGTGAAGTCGACAACGTCGCGGTCAACGTGACGATCCACCCCCAGGACGGCTCGAGGGACGACAGTCGCTCGATCACGGTCCGTGTGCCGGGTGACTACGAGTTCGAGGTCGGCGAGGTCGAGAGTTTCGGCGACGACGAGTTCGAGATCGACGCGTTCGTCGTCCGCGGCGACGCCTCGGGCTACGACCGGGACCGTTACGAGATCGAGGGCGATACGGTACTCGCGAAAGACGCCAAGCGCGTCTACGCCTACGACGAACAGACCAGCGCCTGGTCGGCCTGGTAA
- a CDS encoding phosphoglycerate kinase has translation MTTTTPTPTSAFRTIDDLESGQQLLVRLDLNAPVEDGEVQDNRRFARHAETVAELLADDHAVALLAHQGRPGRDTFVSLEGHADILADHLGGAVAFVDDTFGEDALEAIDDLESGEVLLLENTRMCDEELPEEDPDVKADTEFVRTLAPEFDAYVNDAYSAAHRSHASLVGFPRVMDAYAGRVMEAEYTANSAIQEREFDGPVTMVLGGTKAEDLIPVIEEVDDTVDRFCLGGIVGELFLRADGYDVGYDVEGTEFFDHQWDDHQETIERVLEEYGDRLHLASDLAYDADGERAEHAVQEIEKETPYLDVGSETADEYADLVAESEAVFVKGALGVFEDERFADGTVEVLSAIADTDCFSVIGGGDTSRAIPMYDLEEEDFSHVSVAGGAYVRALTGQGLVGVEVLEAAADS, from the coding sequence ATGACTACGACCACGCCCACACCTACATCCGCCTTCCGGACCATCGACGACCTCGAATCGGGACAGCAACTGCTCGTCCGCCTCGACCTCAACGCCCCGGTCGAAGACGGCGAAGTCCAGGACAACCGTCGGTTCGCCCGCCACGCCGAGACCGTCGCGGAACTGCTCGCCGACGACCACGCCGTCGCCCTGCTCGCCCACCAGGGACGGCCGGGCCGCGATACGTTCGTCTCGCTCGAGGGGCACGCGGACATCCTCGCTGACCACCTCGGCGGGGCAGTCGCGTTCGTCGACGACACGTTCGGCGAGGACGCCCTCGAAGCGATCGACGACCTCGAGTCCGGCGAGGTGTTGCTCCTCGAGAACACCCGGATGTGTGACGAGGAACTACCCGAGGAAGACCCGGACGTGAAGGCCGACACCGAGTTCGTCCGGACGCTGGCCCCCGAGTTCGACGCCTACGTCAACGACGCCTACTCGGCGGCCCACCGTTCCCACGCTTCGCTGGTCGGCTTCCCGCGGGTGATGGACGCCTACGCGGGCCGCGTGATGGAGGCGGAGTACACCGCGAACTCGGCGATCCAGGAGCGGGAGTTCGACGGGCCGGTGACGATGGTGCTCGGCGGCACGAAGGCCGAGGACCTCATCCCGGTCATCGAGGAGGTCGACGACACCGTCGACCGGTTCTGTCTGGGCGGGATCGTCGGGGAACTCTTCCTGCGTGCGGACGGCTACGACGTCGGCTACGACGTCGAGGGCACCGAGTTCTTCGACCACCAGTGGGACGACCACCAGGAGACGATCGAGCGCGTCCTCGAGGAGTACGGCGATCGGCTCCACCTCGCGAGCGACCTCGCCTACGATGCGGACGGCGAGCGCGCCGAGCACGCCGTCCAGGAGATCGAGAAGGAGACGCCGTACCTGGACGTCGGGAGCGAGACCGCAGACGAGTACGCCGACCTCGTCGCCGAGTCGGAGGCCGTCTTCGTCAAGGGCGCGCTCGGCGTCTTCGAGGACGAGCGGTTCGCCGACGGGACCGTCGAGGTCCTCTCTGCGATCGCCGACACCGACTGCTTCTCGGTGATCGGCGGCGGCGACACCTCGCGAGCGATCCCGATGTACGACCTCGAGGAGGAGGACTTCTCCCACGTCTCGGTCGCCGGCGGGGCCTACGTCCGTGCGCTCACGGGCCAGGGGCTGGTCGGGGTCGAGGTCCTCGAGGCCGCCGCCGACTCCTAA
- a CDS encoding protein-L-isoaspartate(D-aspartate) O-methyltransferase, producing the protein MFDRFGSDDGGVDDGEYEAARQRMVRTVASRVDDDRVLEALEAVPRHEFVPPDRRDGAYRDRPLPIGDDQTISAPHMVAIMADKLDLERGDEVLEIGTGCGYHAAVTAELVGAENVYSVEYGENLAEQARERLERTGYGEVSVRTGDGRNGWPEYAPYDAAYFTCATPELPDPVVDQVRPGGRLLAPVGTGFQTLVKATKRPDGSLERTEHGGVRFVRMRG; encoded by the coding sequence ATGTTCGATCGTTTCGGTTCCGACGACGGGGGCGTCGACGACGGCGAGTACGAGGCCGCCCGCCAGCGGATGGTCCGGACCGTCGCCTCCCGGGTCGACGACGATCGAGTCCTCGAGGCCCTCGAGGCCGTACCCCGCCACGAGTTCGTCCCGCCCGACCGCCGCGACGGCGCCTACCGGGACCGGCCGCTGCCGATCGGGGACGACCAGACGATCAGCGCCCCGCACATGGTCGCGATCATGGCCGATAAACTCGACCTCGAGCGGGGGGACGAGGTCCTCGAGATCGGCACCGGCTGTGGCTACCACGCGGCCGTCACCGCGGAACTCGTCGGCGCGGAAAACGTCTACAGCGTCGAGTACGGCGAGAACCTGGCCGAGCAGGCCCGCGAGCGACTCGAGCGCACCGGCTACGGCGAGGTCTCGGTCCGGACGGGCGACGGCCGGAACGGCTGGCCCGAGTACGCCCCCTACGACGCCGCCTACTTCACCTGTGCGACCCCGGAGCTGCCGGACCCGGTCGTCGACCAGGTCCGTCCCGGCGGTCGGCTGCTCGCGCCCGTCGGCACCGGTTTCCAGACGCTCGTGAAAGCGACCAAACGGCCCGACGGGAGCCTCGAGCGGACGGAACACGGCGGCGTCCGCTTCGTCCGGATGCGGGGGTGA
- the gap gene encoding type I glyceraldehyde-3-phosphate dehydrogenase produces the protein MSELSYNEVEGTVRIGLNGFGRIGRNVLRASLSDDDVEIVAINDVMDDDDMEYLLEYDSVHGRLEDVSRDGDTLLVGDREIQLYSERDPSELPWDEHDVDVAFEATGLFRTYDDAAQHLEAGADKVVISAPPKGEKEVPMFVYGVNHEEYDGEDVVSNASCTTNSIAPVVKVLEEEFGIESGLLTTVHAYTGSQELIDGPKSKRRRGRAAAENITPTSTGAAIATTEVLPELEGKLDGMAMRVPVPNGSITDLTVDLEADITKDDLEEAIRNAADDELAGVLGYTDDEIVSRDIVGLPFSSYVDLEGSMVLEDGLVKVLAWYDNEFGFSNRMLDLAEHVVADSADVDAEEAVPQ, from the coding sequence ATGAGTGAACTTTCGTACAACGAGGTCGAGGGAACGGTCCGTATCGGCCTCAACGGGTTCGGCCGAATCGGCCGAAACGTTCTCCGCGCGTCGCTGTCCGACGACGACGTCGAGATCGTCGCTATCAACGACGTGATGGACGACGACGACATGGAGTACCTGCTGGAGTACGATTCCGTCCACGGCCGACTCGAGGACGTCTCCCGCGACGGCGATACGCTCCTGGTCGGTGACCGCGAGATCCAACTCTACTCCGAGCGCGATCCCTCGGAACTGCCGTGGGACGAACACGACGTCGACGTCGCGTTCGAGGCGACCGGCCTGTTCCGGACCTACGACGACGCCGCTCAGCACCTCGAGGCCGGTGCCGACAAGGTCGTCATCTCGGCCCCGCCGAAGGGCGAGAAGGAGGTCCCGATGTTCGTCTACGGGGTCAACCACGAGGAGTACGACGGGGAGGACGTCGTCTCGAACGCATCCTGTACGACCAACTCCATCGCGCCGGTCGTGAAGGTCCTCGAGGAGGAGTTCGGCATCGAGTCGGGGCTGCTGACGACCGTCCACGCCTACACCGGCTCGCAGGAACTCATCGACGGACCGAAAAGCAAGCGCCGCCGCGGCCGCGCCGCCGCCGAGAACATCACCCCGACGAGCACCGGGGCCGCGATCGCCACCACCGAAGTCCTCCCCGAACTCGAGGGGAAACTCGACGGCATGGCGATGCGTGTACCCGTCCCGAACGGCTCGATCACGGACCTCACCGTCGACCTCGAGGCCGACATCACGAAAGACGACCTCGAGGAGGCGATCCGCAACGCTGCCGACGACGAACTCGCCGGCGTCCTCGGCTACACCGACGACGAGATCGTCTCCCGCGACATCGTCGGCCTCCCGTTCTCCTCGTACGTCGACCTCGAGGGGTCGATGGTCCTCGAGGATGGCCTCGTGAAGGTGCTTGCGTGGTACGACAACGAGTTCGGCTTCTCGAACCGGATGCTCGATCTCGCTGAACACGTCGTCGCGGATTCCGCGGACGTCGACGCCGAGGAAGCGGTCCCGCAGTAA
- a CDS encoding helix-turn-helix domain-containing protein, translated as MKRVRLTLDAGGREAEIHPMYDLLVNAPYVERATAMHWNYSGDELGIMHYVEGDATEFRSDVERVPEVIDYDLTVGGGDDFYVYIRDTTNEPVRELLDLLERSPVVAIPPVEYRADGTVSYSVFGPSAEITGIIDRIPDSIEVVVEEIGGLAGVPGELDSTLSDRQREAIEAAFELGYYEIPREADHEDVARALDCAPSTAAEHLQKAESKLLRSVLRS; from the coding sequence ATGAAGCGGGTGCGCCTCACGCTCGACGCCGGGGGACGGGAGGCGGAGATCCATCCGATGTACGATCTCCTCGTAAACGCCCCGTACGTCGAACGGGCGACGGCGATGCACTGGAACTACTCGGGGGACGAACTCGGGATCATGCACTACGTCGAGGGCGACGCGACCGAGTTCCGGTCGGACGTCGAACGCGTTCCGGAGGTCATCGACTACGACCTCACGGTCGGCGGCGGGGACGACTTCTACGTCTACATCCGGGACACGACGAACGAACCGGTTCGCGAACTGCTCGACCTGCTCGAGCGGAGCCCGGTCGTCGCGATCCCCCCGGTCGAGTATCGGGCCGACGGGACCGTGTCGTACTCCGTTTTCGGCCCTTCCGCGGAGATAACGGGTATCATCGACCGGATCCCCGACTCGATCGAGGTGGTCGTCGAGGAGATCGGCGGCCTCGCGGGCGTACCGGGGGAACTCGACTCCACGCTGAGCGACCGGCAACGCGAGGCGATCGAGGCGGCGTTCGAACTCGGCTACTACGAGATACCGCGCGAAGCGGATCACGAGGACGTGGCTCGAGCGCTCGACTGTGCGCCCAGTACGGCCGCCGAACACCTCCAGAAAGCCGAGTCGAAGCTCCTCCGGTCCGTGTTACGGTCCTGA
- a CDS encoding protein-L-isoaspartate O-methyltransferase family protein yields the protein MDPAVLREDMVDGLESPAKGVLADEDVAVAMRDVPRHEFVDDERTAYADREHEILGTRVLPPSIVARLFEALAIEDDDSVLIVGAGVGYTAAVAAELVDETDVHAVDIARPLVAEARTNLERAGYGGVLVDRRDGAEGLPEYAPFDRILVEAAAVDAPRALLEQLAPDGRLVFPRGSRRQRLVSISPNGVDREFGVVSFDPLLVDGEQSGAVERNRMAREDRERARRRAASRTGWEQEWIEWDDRVESN from the coding sequence ATGGACCCCGCGGTACTGCGAGAGGACATGGTCGACGGCCTCGAGTCGCCGGCCAAGGGTGTCCTCGCGGACGAGGACGTCGCCGTCGCCATGCGTGACGTCCCGCGCCACGAGTTCGTCGACGACGAGCGGACGGCCTACGCCGACCGCGAACACGAGATCCTCGGGACGCGGGTCCTCCCGCCCAGCATCGTTGCTCGCCTCTTCGAGGCGCTGGCGATCGAGGACGACGACAGCGTCCTGATCGTCGGGGCCGGCGTCGGCTACACGGCCGCCGTCGCCGCCGAACTCGTCGACGAGACGGACGTCCACGCCGTCGACATCGCGCGCCCGCTTGTCGCCGAGGCCCGGACTAACCTCGAACGCGCGGGCTACGGCGGTGTCCTCGTCGATCGCCGTGACGGCGCTGAGGGGCTCCCTGAGTACGCCCCGTTCGACCGAATCCTCGTCGAGGCGGCGGCTGTCGACGCGCCGCGGGCGCTGCTCGAGCAACTCGCCCCGGACGGCCGGCTCGTCTTTCCGCGGGGGTCCCGACGCCAGCGGCTCGTTTCGATCTCCCCGAATGGAGTGGACCGGGAGTTCGGCGTCGTCTCCTTCGATCCGCTACTCGTGGATGGGGAACAGTCCGGCGCGGTCGAACGCAACCGGATGGCCCGTGAGGACCGCGAACGCGCGCGCCGCCGCGCGGCGTCTCGCACCGGCTGGGAGCAGGAGTGGATCGAGTGGGACGACCGCGTCGAGTCGAACTGA
- a CDS encoding NAD-dependent epimerase/dehydratase family protein, with protein sequence MSNNVLSTIAAHCSSTISLQPQNFSHVLTELADELGAPPPRRLPAWLARPVLGGETTALLTEPMPTTNDRFRDATGWEPAYPTYRDGLRQVVERWAEDGTLRETPEGYRWNEGRTAATA encoded by the coding sequence ATGTCGAACAACGTCCTTTCGACGATCGCTGCTCACTGTTCATCAACCATCTCACTCCAGCCCCAAAACTTCTCTCACGTACTAACGGAACTCGCCGACGAACTCGGCGCGCCGCCGCCGCGCCGCCTCCCGGCCTGGCTGGCGCGTCCGGTTCTCGGCGGAGAAACGACCGCCTTGCTGACGGAGCCGATGCCGACGACGAACGACCGGTTCCGCGACGCCACCGGGTGGGAGCCGGCGTACCCCACGTACCGGGACGGGTTGCGACAGGTCGTCGAGCGCTGGGCCGAGGACGGCACGCTACGGGAAACGCCGGAGGGCTACAGGTGGAACGAGGGCCGAACGGCGGCGACCGCGTAG
- a CDS encoding Hsp20/alpha crystallin family protein: protein MRRDDRDEPFDDLFREIERMMNEMMNGADANVNFDSPGGPGSPGDNGFGTDTHVDIHDTDDEIRVVADLPGVEKDNIELECDGKTLTISASSEHREYDERVSLPRRVNEHTASATYNNGVLEVIFEPAEKSSGISLE from the coding sequence ATGCGCCGAGACGACCGTGACGAACCCTTCGACGACCTCTTTCGCGAAATCGAGCGAATGATGAACGAAATGATGAACGGTGCCGATGCGAACGTCAACTTCGACTCCCCCGGTGGCCCCGGGAGCCCCGGCGACAACGGCTTCGGCACCGACACCCACGTGGACATCCACGACACCGACGACGAGATCCGCGTCGTCGCCGACCTCCCGGGGGTCGAAAAGGACAACATCGAACTCGAGTGCGACGGCAAGACCCTGACTATCTCCGCCAGCAGCGAGCACCGCGAGTACGACGAACGTGTCTCCTTGCCCCGCCGCGTCAACGAACACACCGCCTCCGCTACGTACAACAACGGCGTTCTCGAGGTCATCTTCGAGCCCGCCGAGAAGTCCTCGGGTATTAGCCTGGAGTAA